Within the Thermosynechococcaceae cyanobacterium Okahandja genome, the region GCAGTTGGTTAGTAAAACCCAAGAAAAAATTTGCTTTTCGATCTTCAATCAAGTTTTCCTCATAGGTATCCAAAAAAACTTGTTCGCGCCCCAGAATTTTAACTTCCTTGATGCCCCCTAAACCCTGATTAATCGATTGAACAACTTTTTGCTCGTAGTAAACACGTTTGCTGCCAATTTCCCTTAACTTTCTGCGAAATACCTTGAAAAACAGGTAGCTTAGAATCGCCAGAGATGTAATAACAATCACAGAGATAAAGGGATTTGTTAAGATGATTACCGTAAAAATAGATAGAACAATTAATAACTCTGAGGAAATAATTAATAATGGCAGTAGATACTGATTAAATACATTATTAATTTCTGATTTGGCATTTTGAATGAGCTTGGCCGTATTATTTTGCAGGTGAAATGTATAGGGTTTAAATAAATAACTGCGGAGTAATAGTACTGAGAATTTCCGCTGCTTTTCATTCAAAAACTTAAATTGAATATAATTACTACCGGCAATAAATAAATTTTTGAGGATGTACAACACGGCAAACCCAATGCTGAGCATCAGTAACCATTCGTACTCTTCGCGATCGCTCAAGGGGAGGCTGCTTTGTCGCCAAAATAGCAGATCGTTTAAGCGTTCTGGCTTTTCAATAATGGCAATGAAAGGGAGAACAAGCCCCACACCGATCGCCTCCCAAAGGCTGCCGAGCAGCATTAAAAAACCAATGCCTACCAGTTGCGCGCGATCGCCCCGGTCGAGTAATCGCCAAATTTTACCAAGGGAGCGCAGGGCAGGATGTCTCAACATTGAGCCAATAGGCCTAACAAAACAACGTACTGATTCTAAGACACCACGAGCCTTAAAACCATGGCACCCCGCAACCGGTACAGTGAAGTGTCATTGCAGTAACAGCCAAATGCAGCGGAAATGCGCCATCATGGGCACTGAGTGTGGTTCTACTGTTATTTATGCATGTGTCCTCCCCGTCTTCTGCGCCTGTTAAGCCGCCCCAATCGCACCAGCGTCGCCGCGTCTTCCGGATTGTCCGAATTGGCCTAGGAGTAACCCTCATTGGTTTAGCCGTTTACTTACTGTGGTGGCGACAGCGGAATGTTGTCAGCCGTGTGGGGTACCTAAACGGGACAGTCATTAATCTCTACGCGACTATTTCCGGCACCCTGATCCTTGATCCACTCCGTCCGGGGGAGGCGCTGGCCGCGGGTACGGAGATCGGCATCATCCGTAACGATCGCAACCCCCAGTTAGAAACCGATCGCCAAAATTTAGAAACCCGTTTACAGGTTGCCCTCACCCAGCAGCAAGCCCTCGAACGCAAGCGCGCCAGTCGTCAAGCTCTCATTCAAGACCTCGATCGCTACCAGCAAAGCCAGCGGTGGCTAGAAATTCGCTACAGCCAAGAGGCGGTGCAGCGTAGCCTTGGCGAACTGCGGCAAGCCCAAGAAGCCCTTGCCATTGCCCGCATTGAAGCAGACCGCTACAGCAGTTTAGTGGAATCGGGAGCCGTTGCCCGCCAACTGGCCGATGAGGCCGTCTCCCGCGCCCAACAGGCCGCCAAAATTGTCGAGAGCCGCCAAGCAGAACTACGGCGACACCAAACGGCGCTGCAGGCGGCACGCCAAGGGCTGCAACTGGATGCCTCCCGCACCTTTAGTTTTCCCCAAATTCGGCTGATTGATTTGCAGCTAGAGCTGGTAGATATCGAAGTGGAGCAGCTTGAGGTTGCAAGCACCATTGCGGAACTGCGGCGAGAAATTGCCAACATTAATCAGCAGTTGCAGTTGCAACGGCTCGCGGCCATTACCGTGCCCACGTCAAGTGTGGTCTGGTCAGTGATTCACAAAACAGGCTCTTTGGGTATTCCCCTCACAGCAGGGGATCCCATTCTTGAACTATTGGATTGCGAGGATGTTTGGGCAACGGCGTTAGTGTCCGAGCGGGATAATGCACGGCTGCGGGTAGGGGCACCGGCCACTGTGCGGCTGCTCGATGGCAGCGATCGCCGCATTACGGGCTACGTGCGCGCCATTCGTGGTGGCCCGGGCAAAGTGGAAGTGGGGCAAAATATT harbors:
- a CDS encoding HlyD family efflux transporter periplasmic adaptor subunit, yielding MHVSSPSSAPVKPPQSHQRRRVFRIVRIGLGVTLIGLAVYLLWWRQRNVVSRVGYLNGTVINLYATISGTLILDPLRPGEALAAGTEIGIIRNDRNPQLETDRQNLETRLQVALTQQQALERKRASRQALIQDLDRYQQSQRWLEIRYSQEAVQRSLGELRQAQEALAIARIEADRYSSLVESGAVARQLADEAVSRAQQAAKIVESRQAELRRHQTALQAARQGLQLDASRTFSFPQIRLIDLQLELVDIEVEQLEVASTIAELRREIANINQQLQLQRLAAITVPTSSVVWSVIHKTGSLGIPLTAGDPILELLDCEDVWATALVSERDNARLRVGAPATVRLLDGSDRRITGYVRAIRGGPGKVEVGQNIAVPPPDLVRNELAVDVQLDTLPPELSAQNFCGVGQSVEVVFGS